A single window of Microplitis demolitor isolate Queensland-Clemson2020A chromosome 7, iyMicDemo2.1a, whole genome shotgun sequence DNA harbors:
- the LOC103571940 gene encoding pro-resilin: MTSLFQLTGKILLALCCVRTATVFAGLLPEADSNGYQYNRPITTTGGGAFTGLGAIVDPSNRRSGYTRDSSSGRLPLGLNPLTSSGFGGSGSGSGSGSGSGSGIGSVIGGGSVNAFDFGGRTTNTYSAPGFANDFARGIGYNSRPTNTYNLPNGYNSIGNYQGDGSIAPGYNGINDPYRNRYDLDDNRPRPYSFQYQVFDPPSGNDYGQQESSDGNVVQGEYRVLLPDSRTQIVKYTADNVNGYNADVQYEGQAQYPNTITANSPTSVGYQFPGSASEGPYQPPGFPGLIPYQGKRGGVGGISGVGGYNRPSGDRFTGANNNIFDNSGGVAVGTRPGNQYLPPTGGYGK; encoded by the exons ATGACTTCTTTATTCCAG tTAACCGGCAAGATTCTACTGGCGCTGTGTTGCGTCAGAACAGCAACTGTTTTTGCGGGATTATTGCCAGAGGCTGATAGCAACGGTTACCAATACAACAGGCCAATAACAACAACTGGCGGAGGAGCATTTACTGGTCTTGGTGCTATTGTCGATCCTTCTAATAGACGATCTGGATACACTAGAGATAGTTCATCTGGACGATTACCGTTGGGATTGAACCCTTTGACAAGTTCAGGATTCGGTGGAAGTGGGAGTGGGAGTGGGAGTGGTAGTGGTAGTGGTAGTGGTATTGGCAGTGTAATTGGTGGTGGTAGTGTTAATGCATTTGACTTTGGGGGCAGAACAACAAATACCTACAGTGCACCTGGATTTGCAAACGATTTTGCTAGAGGTATCGGTTACAATTCAAGGCCGACTAATACGTACAATCTTCCTAATGGATACAATTCCATTGGAAACTATCAGGGGGACGGAAGCATTGCTCCTGGTTACAACGGAATCAATGATCCTTATCGTAATCGCTACGATCTAGACGACAACCGA CCTCGGCCCTATAGCTTTCAATACCAAGTGTTTGATCCACCGAGTGGTAACGATTACGGCCAGCAGGAGTCTAGCGATGGAAATGTTGTGCAAGGAGAATATCGAGTTCTTTTACCAGACTCGAGGACACAAATCGTTAAATATACGGCCGACAATGTCAACGGATACAACGCAGACGTACAATACGAGGGTCAAGCACAGTATCCCAACACTATAACTGCTAACTCTCCCACTTCAGTGGGCTATCAATTTCCTGGTTCAGCTTCTGAGGGTCCTTATCAGCCGCCCGGTTTTCCTGGTCTTATTCCCTATCAAG GTAAAAGAGGTGGTGTTGGTGGTATTAGTGGTGTTGGTGGCTACAACAGGCCCAGTGGAGACAGATTTACTGGTGCAAATAACAACATCTTTGATAACAGTGGCGGTGTTGCCGTAGGTACTCGCCCTGGCAATCAATACTTACCTCCAACCGGTGGATATGGCAAATGA